A single Nicotiana tabacum cultivar K326 chromosome 5, ASM71507v2, whole genome shotgun sequence DNA region contains:
- the LOC107826643 gene encoding uncharacterized protein LOC107826643 isoform X2 — translation MTIYNSWSYVTRGVALMVSNLHFQPRDCEFESLQEQGGEFLEGMMPRVYLETTSLPQGRGKLDGKRFSSKTAEDNQVFIQ, via the exons ATGACCATTTATAATTCTTGGAGTTATG tgacaagaggggttgctctgatggtaagcaacctccacttccaaccaagagattgtgagttcgagtcactccaagagcaaggtggggagttcttggagggaatgatgccgagggtctatttggaaacaacctctctaccccagggtaggggtaag CTTGATGGAAAGCGATTTTCATCGAAGACGGCGGAGGATAATCAGGTGTTCATACAGT GA
- the LOC107826643 gene encoding uncharacterized protein LOC107826643 isoform X1, with amino-acid sequence MTIYNSWSYVTRGVALMVSNLHFQPRDCEFESLQEQGGEFLEGMMPRVYLETTSLPQGRGKLDGKRFSSKTAEDNQVFIQCKNATCLSCSFVHVILWKELLVPRSPGYCMHGWFSINKKINGNSVFLGIL; translated from the exons ATGACCATTTATAATTCTTGGAGTTATG tgacaagaggggttgctctgatggtaagcaacctccacttccaaccaagagattgtgagttcgagtcactccaagagcaaggtggggagttcttggagggaatgatgccgagggtctatttggaaacaacctctctaccccagggtaggggtaag CTTGATGGAAAGCGATTTTCATCGAAGACGGCGGAGGATAATCAGGTGTTCATACAGTGTAAGAATGCCACTTGCTTATCTTGTTCCTTTGTTCATGTTATATTATGGAAAGAACTATTAGTGCCTAGGTCTCCAGGATATTGTATGCATGGTTGGTtttcaataaataaaaagatCAATGGGAATTCTGTGTTTCTAGGAATACTATAG